The following coding sequences lie in one Pseudomonas monsensis genomic window:
- a CDS encoding SfnB family sulfur acquisition oxidoreductase: MSSLADANVQSDLDIAPLLLPAQVLRNDAQAIKAAHELAQVARVQAARRDRQRKLPWSEIEQFTRSGLGSIAIPREYGGPQVSFVTLAEVFAIISAADPALGQIPQNQFGILNLVLGSATEAQKKQLFQSVLEGWRIGNAGPERGTKNTLELKARITADGDDYVINGQKFYSTGALFAHWVAVKALNDDGKQVLAFVRRGTPGLRIVDDWSGFGQRTTASGTILLNNVRVESSLVVDNWKINETPNTQGAVSQLIQAAIDAGIARGAIDDAIEFVKTRARPWIDAKVERASDDLYVIADIGKLKIELHAAEALLRKAGQVLDQVHAAPLTAESAARASIAVAEAKVLTTEISLLASEKLFELAGSRATLAEFNLDRHWRNARVHTLHDPVRWKYHAVGAYRLNGTLPARHSWI; encoded by the coding sequence ATGTCCAGTCTGGCAGACGCAAACGTCCAGTCGGATCTGGACATCGCCCCGTTGTTGTTGCCCGCGCAGGTCTTGCGCAACGACGCCCAAGCCATCAAGGCCGCCCATGAGCTGGCGCAAGTCGCCCGTGTGCAGGCCGCCAGGCGCGACCGCCAGCGCAAGCTGCCGTGGTCGGAAATCGAACAGTTCACCCGCAGCGGCCTGGGCAGCATCGCCATCCCGCGTGAGTACGGTGGCCCGCAAGTGTCGTTCGTTACCCTGGCCGAAGTGTTCGCGATCATTTCCGCCGCCGATCCGGCGCTGGGACAGATTCCACAGAACCAGTTCGGCATCCTCAACCTGGTGCTCGGCAGCGCCACTGAGGCGCAGAAAAAGCAGCTGTTCCAGAGTGTTCTGGAAGGCTGGCGCATCGGCAATGCTGGCCCTGAGCGCGGTACGAAAAACACCCTGGAATTGAAGGCGCGCATCACCGCCGATGGCGATGACTACGTGATCAACGGCCAGAAGTTCTATTCCACTGGCGCGCTGTTCGCGCACTGGGTCGCCGTCAAGGCACTCAACGATGACGGCAAGCAAGTGCTGGCCTTCGTCCGCCGTGGCACGCCGGGATTGCGCATCGTTGATGACTGGTCGGGCTTTGGTCAGCGCACCACCGCCAGCGGCACGATCCTGCTGAACAACGTGCGTGTCGAGTCGAGCCTGGTGGTCGACAACTGGAAGATCAACGAAACCCCGAATACTCAAGGCGCCGTCTCGCAACTCATTCAGGCGGCCATCGACGCCGGCATCGCCCGTGGTGCCATCGACGACGCCATCGAGTTTGTCAAAACCCGTGCCCGGCCGTGGATCGACGCCAAGGTCGAGCGCGCCAGCGATGACCTCTACGTGATCGCCGACATCGGCAAACTGAAAATCGAACTGCACGCCGCCGAAGCGCTGCTGCGCAAGGCCGGGCAGGTACTCGATCAGGTGCACGCTGCGCCACTGACCGCCGAGTCCGCCGCCCGCGCCTCGATTGCCGTGGCCGAAGCCAAAGTGCTGACCACCGAGATCTCGCTGCTGGCCAGCGAAAAACTTTTCGAACTGGCCGGCAGCCGCGCGACCCTCGCCGAATTCAACCTCGACCGCCACTGGCGCAACGCCCGGGTGCACACCCTGCATGACCCGGTGCGCTGGAAGTATCACGCGGTCGGCGCCTATCGCCTGAACGGTACTTTGCCGGCTCGTCACTCCTGGATTTAA
- a CDS encoding LLM class flavin-dependent oxidoreductase, whose product MSKKKILLNAFNMNCIGHINHGLWTHPRDTSTRFNSIEYWTELAQLLERGLFDGLFIADIVGVYDVYQNSVDVTLKESIQLPVNDPLLLVSAMAAVTKNLGFGLTANLTYEPPYLFARRMSTLDHLSRGRVGWNIVTGYLDSAAKAMGLREQIEHDRRYDQADEYLEVLYKLWEGSWENGAVLNDRAQRIYANPEKVHKVEHEGEFYQVEGYHLCEPSPQRTPVLFQAGSSDRGLLFAGRHAECVFISGQNKPSTKVQVDKVRASAVEAGRNPEDIKVFMGLNVIVGATEEAAWAKHAEYLSYASAEAGVAHFSASTGIDFSQYEIDEPIQYVKSNAIQSATKNLQNNDWTRRKLLDQHALGGRYITVVGSPEQVADELESWIAETGLDGFNLTRIVTPESYVDFIELVIPELQRRGSYKTAYDSGSLREKLFHGEAQLPEQHTAAAYRH is encoded by the coding sequence ATGAGCAAGAAAAAGATCCTGCTCAACGCGTTCAACATGAACTGCATCGGCCACATCAACCACGGTTTGTGGACGCATCCGCGCGACACCTCGACCCGGTTCAACAGCATTGAATACTGGACCGAACTGGCGCAGTTGCTGGAGCGCGGGCTGTTCGACGGGTTGTTCATCGCCGACATCGTCGGGGTGTACGACGTCTATCAGAACTCGGTGGACGTCACGCTCAAAGAGTCGATCCAGCTACCGGTCAACGATCCGCTGCTGCTGGTCTCGGCCATGGCTGCTGTCACCAAAAACCTCGGTTTCGGCCTGACCGCCAACCTCACCTACGAACCGCCGTACCTGTTCGCCCGGCGCATGTCGACGCTCGATCATTTGAGCCGTGGTCGCGTGGGTTGGAACATCGTCACCGGTTACCTCGACAGCGCCGCCAAGGCCATGGGCCTGCGCGAGCAGATCGAGCATGACCGGCGCTACGACCAGGCCGACGAGTACCTGGAGGTGCTCTACAAACTCTGGGAAGGCAGTTGGGAAAACGGCGCGGTGCTCAATGACCGTGCGCAGCGGATCTACGCCAACCCGGAAAAAGTGCACAAGGTCGAGCACGAGGGCGAGTTCTATCAGGTCGAGGGTTATCACCTCTGCGAGCCATCGCCGCAGCGCACACCGGTGCTGTTCCAGGCCGGCAGTTCCGATCGCGGCTTGCTGTTCGCCGGGCGTCACGCCGAGTGCGTGTTCATCAGCGGCCAGAACAAGCCGTCGACCAAGGTGCAAGTCGACAAGGTCCGCGCCAGCGCGGTCGAGGCCGGGCGCAATCCCGAGGACATCAAGGTGTTCATGGGCCTCAACGTGATCGTCGGCGCTACCGAAGAAGCCGCTTGGGCCAAGCACGCCGAGTACCTGAGTTATGCCAGTGCCGAGGCTGGCGTGGCGCACTTTTCAGCGTCCACCGGCATCGACTTTTCCCAGTACGAAATCGACGAACCGATCCAGTACGTGAAAAGCAACGCCATCCAGTCCGCGACCAAGAACCTGCAGAACAACGACTGGACCCGGCGCAAATTGCTCGACCAGCACGCCCTCGGTGGCCGCTACATCACCGTGGTCGGCTCGCCTGAGCAAGTGGCGGACGAGCTGGAATCGTGGATCGCCGAAACCGGTCTGGACGGCTTCAACCTGACCCGCATCGTCACCCCGGAAAGCTATGTCGATTTCATTGAACTGGTGATTCCGGAGTTGCAACGGCGCGGGTCGTACAAGACTGCGTATGACAGCGGCAGCTTGCGCGAGAAGCTGTTTCACGGCGAGGCGCAACTCCCCGAGCAACACACCGCTGCTGCGTACCGGCATTAA
- the tcyJ gene encoding cystine ABC transporter substrate-binding protein has protein sequence MNFSALRRNLLVGSLGLALSAGLISQATAGEQLQQIKDKGVINVGLEGTYPPFSFVDENGKLSGFEVELSEALAQKLGVKAKIQPTKWDGILAALESKRLDVVVNQVTISDERKKKYDFSEPYTVSGIQALVLKDKEAALNIKTAADLKGKKVGVGLGTNYEQWVRANVPGADVRTYDDDPTKFADLNNGRTDAILIDRLAALEYAKKAPKTVAAGEAFSRQESGIALRKGEPELLAAVNKALDDLRADGTLKKLSEKYFNADVTK, from the coding sequence ATGAATTTTTCCGCACTACGTCGCAATCTGCTGGTAGGTTCGCTGGGCCTTGCACTGAGCGCCGGCCTGATCAGCCAGGCAACAGCCGGTGAACAGCTGCAGCAGATCAAGGATAAAGGCGTTATCAACGTCGGCCTGGAAGGCACTTACCCACCGTTCAGCTTCGTCGACGAGAACGGCAAGCTCTCCGGTTTCGAAGTCGAACTCTCCGAGGCACTGGCGCAGAAGCTGGGCGTCAAAGCCAAGATTCAACCGACCAAGTGGGACGGCATCCTTGCCGCACTGGAGTCCAAGCGCCTGGACGTAGTGGTCAACCAAGTGACCATCTCCGACGAGCGCAAGAAGAAGTATGACTTCTCCGAGCCGTACACCGTTTCCGGGATTCAGGCATTGGTCCTGAAGGACAAGGAAGCTGCGCTGAACATCAAGACAGCCGCCGACCTGAAAGGCAAAAAAGTCGGCGTCGGCCTGGGCACCAACTATGAACAGTGGGTCCGCGCCAACGTGCCGGGCGCTGATGTGCGCACCTATGACGATGATCCGACCAAGTTCGCCGACCTGAACAACGGTCGCACCGACGCCATCCTGATCGACCGTCTGGCCGCACTGGAATACGCCAAGAAAGCCCCGAAAACCGTCGCCGCAGGTGAAGCCTTCTCCCGTCAGGAGTCCGGCATTGCCCTGCGCAAAGGCGAGCCGGAACTGCTGGCAGCGGTGAACAAGGCCCTCGACGATCTGCGTGCCGACGGCACTCTGAAGAAACTGTCCGAGAAATACTTCAACGCTGACGTCACGAAATAA
- a CDS encoding SfnB family sulfur acquisition oxidoreductase, with the protein MTYSHSVAVITSDEQALIVASDLAEDFKRDSAVRDRERRLPLPELDVFSRSGLWGISVPKEYGGAGVSNVTLAKVIALIAQADGSLGQIPQNHFYALEVLRVNGSHAQKQRLYAEVLAGQRFGNALAELGTKTAHDRVTSLKRDGDGYRINGRKFYSTGAIYAQRIPTSVVDENGVQQLAFVPRDSQGLTVIDDWSGFGQRTTGSGSVVFEDVYVAAEDVIPFQSAFERPTTVGPLAQILHAAIDTGIARAAYEDALHFVRSKTRPWIDSGNDKATEDPLTLKSFGHLSIRLHATEALLERSGEFLDIAQAETTAETVAAASIAVAEARAISTEISLAAGSTLFELAGSQATLIEHGLDRHWRNARVHTLHDPVRWKYHAVGNYYLNDEKPPLRGTI; encoded by the coding sequence ATGACTTATTCTCACTCCGTCGCGGTCATCACCAGCGATGAGCAAGCCCTGATCGTCGCCAGCGACCTGGCCGAAGATTTCAAACGCGACAGCGCCGTGCGCGACCGTGAACGGCGTCTGCCGCTGCCGGAACTCGACGTGTTTTCCCGCTCCGGCCTCTGGGGCATCAGCGTGCCCAAGGAATACGGCGGCGCCGGCGTATCCAACGTGACCCTGGCCAAAGTCATCGCCCTGATCGCTCAGGCTGACGGCTCGCTCGGGCAGATTCCGCAGAATCATTTCTACGCACTCGAAGTGCTGCGGGTGAACGGCAGTCACGCGCAGAAACAACGGCTGTACGCCGAAGTGCTCGCCGGCCAACGCTTCGGTAACGCACTGGCGGAACTGGGCACCAAAACCGCCCACGACCGCGTCACCAGCCTCAAGCGCGACGGTGACGGCTATCGCATCAATGGCCGCAAGTTCTACTCGACCGGGGCGATTTACGCCCAGCGTATTCCGACTTCCGTGGTCGATGAAAACGGTGTGCAGCAACTGGCATTCGTCCCGCGTGACAGCCAGGGCCTGACCGTGATCGACGACTGGAGCGGCTTCGGCCAGCGCACCACCGGCAGCGGTTCGGTGGTGTTCGAAGACGTCTACGTCGCCGCCGAAGACGTGATCCCGTTCCAGAGTGCCTTCGAGCGTCCGACCACGGTCGGCCCGCTGGCGCAGATCCTTCACGCCGCCATCGACACCGGCATCGCCCGTGCCGCGTATGAAGACGCGCTGCACTTCGTGCGCAGCAAAACTCGTCCGTGGATCGACTCCGGCAACGACAAGGCTACCGAAGACCCGCTGACCCTCAAGAGTTTCGGCCACTTGAGTATTCGCCTGCACGCCACCGAAGCCTTGCTCGAACGCTCCGGCGAATTCCTCGACATCGCGCAGGCCGAGACCACCGCCGAGACTGTCGCGGCGGCGTCGATCGCCGTTGCAGAAGCACGCGCCATCAGCACCGAGATCTCCCTGGCCGCCGGCAGCACCCTGTTCGAACTGGCCGGCAGTCAGGCCACCCTGATCGAGCACGGCCTCGACCGCCACTGGCGCAACGCTCGGGTGCACACCCTGCACGACCCGGTGCGCTGGAAGTATCACGCAGTGGGTAATTACTACCTCAACGATGAAAAGCCGCCGCTGCGGGGCACTATCTGA
- the tcyL gene encoding cystine ABC transporter permease yields the protein MEEAFQLALDSAPFLLKGAYYTVILSLGGMFFGLLLGFGLALMRLSRFKLVSWIARIYVSFFRGTPLLVQLFVIYYGLPQMGLELDPLPAALIGFSLNMAAYACEILRAAIGSIERGQWEAAASIGMTRAQTLRRAILPQAMRTALPPLGNSFISLVKDTALAATIQVPELFRQAQLITARTFEVFTMYLAAALIYWILATVLSHLQNKLEERANRHDQES from the coding sequence ATGGAAGAAGCTTTCCAACTCGCACTGGATTCCGCGCCCTTCCTGCTCAAGGGCGCGTATTACACAGTCATCCTCAGCCTGGGCGGCATGTTCTTCGGCTTGCTGCTGGGCTTTGGCCTGGCGTTGATGCGCCTGTCGCGCTTCAAACTGGTGAGCTGGATTGCCCGCATCTACGTGTCGTTCTTTCGTGGCACGCCGTTGCTGGTGCAATTGTTCGTGATCTATTACGGCTTGCCGCAAATGGGTCTGGAACTGGATCCGCTGCCGGCGGCCCTGATCGGCTTCTCGCTGAACATGGCCGCTTACGCCTGTGAAATCCTGCGCGCCGCGATCGGTTCGATCGAACGCGGCCAATGGGAAGCGGCTGCGAGCATCGGCATGACCCGCGCGCAGACCCTGCGCCGGGCCATCCTGCCGCAAGCGATGCGCACGGCCTTGCCGCCGCTGGGCAACAGCTTTATTTCACTGGTCAAGGACACGGCACTGGCCGCCACCATTCAGGTGCCGGAGCTGTTCCGTCAGGCGCAGCTGATTACCGCCCGGACGTTCGAAGTCTTCACCATGTATCTTGCCGCCGCGCTGATCTACTGGATTCTGGCCACGGTGCTGTCGCACCTGCAGAACAAGCTGGAAGAGCGGGCCAATCGGCACGACCAGGAGTCCTGA
- a CDS encoding MetQ/NlpA family ABC transporter substrate-binding protein: MTKKRLTHPVKALALAFGLFSSAVFAADAPLKIGTTAAFAIPLEAAVEEASRQGLKVELVEFTDWIAPNVSLAAGDIDVNYFQHIPFLENAKAASGFDLVPFAPGIINNVGLYSKKYKSFGELPEGASVAIANDPINSGRGLQLLAKAGLISLKPGVGYKATEDDIVANPKKIKILQVEAVQLVRAYDDADLVQGYPAYIRLAKTFDAGSALLFDGLDHKEYVIQFVIQPKSKDDPRLIKFVDIYQHSPAVRAALDKAHGKLYQAGWES; this comes from the coding sequence ATGACCAAGAAACGCCTGACCCACCCAGTCAAAGCACTGGCCCTGGCCTTCGGCCTGTTCAGTTCGGCGGTGTTCGCTGCCGACGCGCCACTGAAAATCGGCACCACCGCCGCCTTCGCCATCCCGCTGGAAGCCGCCGTCGAAGAGGCTTCCAGGCAAGGCCTGAAAGTCGAGCTGGTGGAGTTCACCGACTGGATCGCGCCGAACGTCAGCCTCGCCGCGGGCGACATCGACGTGAACTACTTCCAGCACATCCCGTTCCTCGAAAACGCCAAGGCCGCTTCCGGTTTTGACCTGGTGCCGTTCGCCCCGGGGATCATCAACAACGTTGGCCTCTACTCGAAGAAATACAAAAGCTTCGGCGAGTTGCCCGAGGGCGCCAGCGTCGCCATCGCCAACGACCCGATCAACAGCGGGCGCGGCCTGCAACTGCTGGCCAAGGCCGGTTTGATCAGCCTGAAACCGGGCGTCGGCTACAAGGCCACCGAAGACGACATCGTCGCCAACCCGAAGAAAATCAAAATCCTCCAGGTCGAAGCCGTGCAACTGGTGCGTGCCTATGACGACGCCGATCTGGTCCAGGGCTACCCTGCCTACATCCGTCTGGCGAAGACCTTCGATGCCGGTTCCGCGCTGCTGTTCGACGGCCTCGACCACAAGGAATACGTGATCCAGTTCGTGATCCAGCCGAAGAGCAAAGATGATCCGCGCCTGATTAAGTTCGTCGATATCTACCAGCATTCGCCGGCCGTGCGCGCCGCGCTGGATAAGGCTCACGGCAAGTTGTACCAGGCCGGTTGGGAAAGCTGA
- a CDS encoding methionine ABC transporter ATP-binding protein: protein MTAAIQRRLETPEPKHAERTELHPELNRAHVRFIGLGKTYDGRQGPVAALQGIDLAIQRGEVFGIIGRSGAGKSSLIRTINRLEQPTSGRVLIDQVDIGEFDEDRLVNLRRRIGMIFQHFNLMSAKTVWQNVELPLKVAGVPKAQREQKVRELLELVGLQAKHKSYPAQLSGGQKQRVGIARALVHDPDILLCDEATSALDPETTQSILGLLREINQRLGLTIVLITHEMAVIREICDRVVVLEHGRVVEQGPVWEVFGNPQHEVSQTLLAPLQHALPEELQSRLYASPPSGDAAVVLRLQLTGAARDEPDLAALFAALGGRVKLLQGGVERIQGHALGQLLLAVSSSAASAEQLRERAGQWAQRVEVLGYVV from the coding sequence ATGACGGCCGCGATCCAACGGCGACTGGAAACTCCAGAGCCCAAACATGCTGAAAGAACCGAACTGCACCCCGAGCTGAACCGCGCCCACGTACGCTTCATCGGCCTGGGTAAAACCTACGACGGCCGGCAAGGCCCGGTCGCTGCGCTGCAGGGCATTGATCTGGCGATTCAGCGCGGTGAAGTGTTTGGCATCATCGGCCGCAGCGGCGCCGGCAAGTCATCGTTGATCCGCACGATCAATCGTCTGGAGCAGCCGACGTCGGGGCGGGTACTGATCGACCAGGTCGATATCGGCGAGTTCGATGAGGATCGCCTGGTCAACCTGCGCCGACGCATCGGCATGATCTTCCAGCACTTCAACCTGATGTCGGCCAAGACCGTCTGGCAGAACGTCGAACTGCCGCTGAAAGTCGCTGGCGTGCCAAAAGCACAGCGCGAGCAGAAAGTCCGCGAATTGCTTGAACTGGTCGGCCTGCAAGCTAAGCACAAAAGCTACCCGGCGCAGCTGTCCGGCGGACAGAAACAGCGTGTCGGCATCGCCCGGGCGTTGGTGCATGACCCGGATATTCTGCTCTGCGACGAAGCCACTTCCGCGCTCGATCCGGAGACCACCCAGTCGATCCTCGGCCTGCTGCGCGAGATCAACCAGCGCCTGGGCCTGACCATCGTATTGATCACCCACGAAATGGCAGTGATCCGCGAAATCTGCGACCGCGTGGTGGTGCTGGAGCACGGGCGCGTCGTCGAACAAGGCCCGGTCTGGGAAGTGTTCGGCAATCCGCAGCACGAGGTCAGCCAGACCTTGCTCGCGCCGCTGCAACACGCCTTGCCGGAAGAACTGCAAAGCCGTCTGTATGCCTCGCCACCCTCTGGTGACGCGGCAGTGGTGCTGCGCCTGCAATTGACCGGCGCTGCCCGCGACGAGCCGGATCTGGCGGCGTTGTTCGCCGCGCTCGGTGGCCGGGTGAAGTTGTTGCAGGGCGGCGTGGAGCGGATTCAGGGCCATGCGCTGGGGCAATTGCTGCTGGCCGTCAGCAGTTCCGCGGCGAGCGCCGAGCAATTGCGCGAACGTGCCGGGCAATGGGCGCAACGGGTGGAGGTGCTGGGTTATGTGGTTTGA
- the tcyN gene encoding L-cystine ABC transporter ATP-binding protein TcyN → MIVVEKLTKQFKGQEVLKGIDLEVKEGEVVAIIGPSGSGKTTFLRCLNFLEEPTSGRIKVGAIEVDTSRPLSQQQSLVRTLRQHVGFVFQNFNLFPHRTALENVIEGPIVVKKMPREQAIALGMKLLAKVGLSGKEDAYPRRLSGGQQQRVAIARALAMEPEVILFDEPTSALDPELVGEVLATIRGLAEEKRTMVIVTHEMGFARDVANRVVFFDKGVIVEQGEAKALFANPKEQRTQQFLSKFLNHA, encoded by the coding sequence ATGATTGTCGTAGAGAAACTGACAAAGCAGTTCAAGGGTCAAGAGGTGCTCAAGGGCATCGATCTTGAGGTCAAGGAAGGCGAAGTCGTGGCCATCATCGGCCCCAGCGGTTCGGGGAAAACCACGTTTCTGCGCTGCCTGAACTTCCTTGAGGAACCCACCAGCGGCCGGATCAAGGTCGGCGCTATCGAAGTCGATACCAGCCGCCCGCTGAGCCAGCAGCAAAGCCTGGTGCGCACCCTGCGCCAGCACGTGGGCTTCGTGTTCCAGAACTTCAACCTGTTCCCCCATCGCACCGCTCTGGAAAACGTCATCGAAGGGCCGATCGTGGTCAAGAAGATGCCGCGCGAGCAAGCCATTGCCCTGGGCATGAAGCTGCTGGCCAAGGTCGGTCTCTCCGGTAAGGAAGACGCTTACCCGCGTCGTCTGTCCGGCGGCCAGCAACAGCGCGTGGCAATTGCCCGGGCACTGGCGATGGAGCCGGAAGTGATCCTGTTCGACGAGCCGACCTCGGCCCTCGATCCGGAACTGGTCGGTGAAGTACTGGCGACCATCCGCGGCCTTGCCGAGGAGAAACGCACCATGGTGATTGTCACCCATGAAATGGGCTTCGCCCGTGATGTGGCCAACCGTGTGGTGTTTTTCGACAAGGGTGTGATCGTCGAACAGGGTGAAGCCAAAGCGCTGTTTGCCAACCCGAAAGAACAACGCACCCAACAATTCCTCAGCAAGTTCCTCAATCACGCCTGA